A single window of Anomaloglossus baeobatrachus isolate aAnoBae1 chromosome 5, aAnoBae1.hap1, whole genome shotgun sequence DNA harbors:
- the LOC142312375 gene encoding oocyte zinc finger protein XlCOF8.4-like, with the protein MARDRDKMAARILHLTLEILFRLTGEDYTVVKKTSSERCQDPVSEGRGRPLSPITRPPPHPPIHEDINDQKILELTYKMIELLTGEVPIRCEDVAVYFTMEEWEYLEGHKDLYKDVMMEDPQPLTSPVLSSKRTTPGRCPRPLLPQDCKQEDPDVPQDHQGEDLTHINTTETYMRGDEWCKEEISTDNDLDDCIGSSEDLLVFSNFKDDLGIKPDIYEDHHIIPDIPSVLHSKDLSSDTFQHVLCSDSLQTVQNKKNRWYVEHRRAHTGEKPFSCSECGKTFQQKSSLVAHQRLHAGMKPYSCLVCGQCFLGKSDLVRHEKGHTGEKPFSCSECGKCFKRKSCLVRHQRIHTGMKPFSCWVCGKCFIGKSDLVRHHRIHTGEKPFSCPVCGKCFTYKADLVSHERSHTGEKPFSCSECGKCYSIKSKLVRHQRSHTGEKPFSCSECGKCYSHKSTLIVHLRTHTGETSNFHVENVLQSN; encoded by the exons ATGGCTAGggatagggacaagatggcggCGAGGAtactacacctcaccctagagatcctttttcggcttactggagag gattacacagtagtaaagaagacctctagtgagcgctgtcaggatccTGTGTCTGAGGGAcgaggaagacccctgagcccaatcacaaggcctccacctcaccccccgatacatgaggacatcaatgaccagaagatcctagaactcacctacaagatgattgagctgctgactggagag gttcctataaggtgtgagGATGTCGCCGTCTACTTCacaatggaggagtgggagtatttagaaggacacaaagatctgtacaaggacgtcatgatggaggatccccagcccctcacatcaccag ttctatccagtaagaggacaacaccagggagatgtccccgtcctcttctcccacaggactgtaaacaagaagatcccgatgttcctcaggatcatcag ggtgaagatctgacccatattaatactacagagacatatatgaggggtgatgagtggtgtaagGAGGAGATTTCTACAGATAATGATCTAG atgactgtattggaagCTCAGAGGATCTTCTGGTATTTTCCAATTTTAAAGATGATCTTGGAATTAAACCAGATATATATGAAGACCATCACATCATTCCAGATATACCTTCAGTCTTACACagtaaagatctatcatctgatacaTTTCAACATGTTCTATGTTCTGACTCATTACAGACTGTTCAAAATAAAAAGAACAGATGGTATGTTGAACATCGAAGAgcccatacaggggagaagccattttcatgttcagaatgtgggaaaacctTTCAGCAAAAATCAAgtcttgttgcacatcagagactTCATGCAGggatgaagccatattcatgtttagtaTGTGGGCAATGTTTTCTAggaaaatcagatcttgttagacatgagaaaggtcacacaggggagaagccattttcatgttcagaatgtggaaaatgttttaaaagaaaatcatgtcttgttagacatcagagaatacacacaggaatgaagccattttcatgttgggtgtgtgggaaatgttttataggaAAATCAGATCTGGTTAGACATCATAggattcatacaggggagaagccattttcatgcccagtatgtgggaaatgttttacttataAAGCAGATCTTGTTTCACatgaaagatctcacacaggggagaagccattttcatgttcagaatgtgggaagtgttatAGCATTAAATcaaaacttgttagacatcagagaagccacactggggagaaacctttttcatgttcagaatgtggcaagTGTTATTCTCATAAATCAACTCTTATTGTGcatctgagaactcacacaggggagacaaGTAATTTTCATGTTGAAAACGTTTTACAAAGCAATTAA